A stretch of the Helicoverpa armigera isolate CAAS_96S chromosome 5, ASM3070526v1, whole genome shotgun sequence genome encodes the following:
- the LOC135116960 gene encoding uncharacterized protein LOC135116960, giving the protein MSYCLRLLLVLIICVKQEAELAIAFRKFVYQKDMSEYCRRRVMPSVFLGRQVIEAYSQILHFSRLELPYSCFVSIRTESGSNIILVIQLMSDQSLIDSCRESSNQLLVYELGETFGGYWGALPDSVMKMEPTSDEIPYTLKTTQTTTTKPTTKRTTKRRTWSTTRSSKDALKKSTSQQDTIVFEFPILNVSATVVPGRISVDSNFEPLEAFDGGVAVKTWPGVSYKTKILPLVQFSLADVVNARRTTEDAAAPRYEVDFNADLLYTPDPSMKFPLLQLPVKSKPLNHYKYNVNSRLDFKKNKNLLREKEVKKFYET; this is encoded by the exons ATGTCTTACTGCTTAAGACTGTTGTTGGTTTTGATAATATGTGTAAAACAAGAGGCGGAGTTAGCTATAGCGTTCCGAAAGTTCGTCTATCAGAAGGATATGTCGGAGTACTGCCGGAGGCGTGTCATGCCTTCAGTGTTCCTGGGCAGACAAGTTATCGAAGCCTACTCACAAATTCTACACTTTTCACGATTGGAACTGCCTTATAGTTGCTTCGTTAGTATTAG GACAGAATCAGGGAGTAATATAATTTTGGTAATTCAACTCATGTCCGACCAGAGCTTGATTGATTCTTGTCGCGAAAGTAGTAATCAGCTGCTGGTGTACGAGTTAGGAGAGACATTCGGTGGGTACTGGGGGGCGTTGCCGGATAGTGTGATGAAGATGGAACCAACCAGTGACGAAATTCCGTATACATTGAAAACTACTCAAACTACTACAACCAAACCTACTACAAAACG CACTACAAAACGACGGACTTGGTCCACTACCCGGAGTTCTAAGGATGCGTTGAAGAAATCTACCAGCCAGCAAGACACCATAGTCTTTGAGTTTCCCATACTTAATGTGTCTGCGACAGTGGTGCCGGGAAGGATTTCCGTAGATAGCAATTTCGAACCCCTGGAAGCTTTTGACGGAGGCGTTGCTGTCAAAACATG GCCTGGCGTGAGTTACAAGACCAAAATTCTGCCGCTAGTTCAATTCTCGTTGGCAGACGTGGTGAACGCTCGGCGCACGACGGAGGACGCAGCCGCTCCTCGGTACGAGGTGGACTTCAATGCTGACCTGCTGTATACACCAGATCCTAG cATGAAATTTCCGCTACTGCAGTTACCTGTCAAGAGTAAACCACTTAACCACTATAAATACAATGTTAACAGCAGACTCGATTTCAAGAAAAACAAGAATTTGCTACGTGAAAAGGAAGTAAAAAAATTCTATGAaacgtaa
- the LOC110383150 gene encoding uncharacterized protein LOC110383150, with translation MLYNFSPPYVRFPMHSQGQSDIFSTSNDIQTKLTTHSWDEVNAILKNLSRTKDDVVNKKVDENLANLLQGLAKIGHNENVHLVPNASWYTRRVASTPRPATIMYQTGSITWRQPSASYRTNYFEEIEDTSPFGRMTHDDNKSITLDMTTSINDYVTLLSPVLDVDQIILNATEQRNAYRNTSGFPEIISEVSGTTTTTPETMKPVTLLDHESWENMVHAAPRMAVMLNSVTSSEVNTKQETNGTLSEPNTRNTARRKKRFIHAIPIEHAKPRRIPVNHEVPPSTEPVDSVSDAQEFQRLIEVQDDEAQDRVALRYLGQYVGPALFNICDFSEATSRHVYLFNSSRLVLAIGNFTVS, from the exons ATGCTTTATAATTTCAGTCCACCGTATGTCCGATTTCCAATGCACTCGCAGGGACAAAGCGACATATTCTCTACATCAAATGACATACAGACAAAACTTACTACACATTCTTGGGATGAAGTGAACGCCATCTTGAAAAATCTTAGCAGAACTAAAGACGATgttgtaaataagaaagttgatGAAAATCTGGCGAATCTACTGCAGGGACTTGCTAAGATTGGGCATAATGAAAATG TTCACTTAGTGCCAAATGCTTCATGGTACACTCGACGAGTCGCCAGCACGCCTCGGCCTGCCACCATCATGTACCAAACAGGCTCCATAACATGGAGGCAACCATCAGCCAGTTACAG GACAAATTATTTCGAAGAGATTGAAGACACATCACCATTCGGGAGAATGACGCACGACGATAATAAATCGATCACTTTAGATATGACTACGAGTATCAATGATTATGTAACTTTACTGTCCCCTGTTTTAGATGTGGACCAAATCATCCTTAACG CTACGGAGCAGAGGAATGCATATCGTAACACAAGTGGCTTCCCAGAAATAATTTCAGAAGTTAGTGGCACTACCACAACTACACCTGAAAC CATGAAACCCGTGACTCTATTGGACCATGAATCGTGGGAGAACATGGTGCATGCCGCTCCTCGTATGGCTGTGATGCTGAACTCCGTTACCTCCAGCGAGGTTAACACGAAACAAGAAACCAATGGAACACTATCGGAACCAAA TACCAGGAATACAGCGAGGCGTAAGAAGCGGTTTATCCACGCGATCCCGATCGAGCACGCGAAGCCGCGTCGAATTCCCGTCAATCACGAGGTGCCCCCGTCCACTGAGCCCGTCGACAGCGTCTCCGACGCCCAGGAGTTTCAACGACTCATAGAAGTGCAGGACGACGAG GCGCAAGACCGCGTGGCTCTGCGCTACCTGGGACAGTACGTGGGCCCCGCGCTGTTCAACATCTGCGACTTCAGCGAGGCTACTTCGAGACACGTCTACCTCTTCAACTCCTCTCGCCTTGTACTTGCTATTGGCAACTTTACTGTTAGTTAA
- the LOC135116965 gene encoding uncharacterized protein LOC135116965, producing the protein MRSPNDTGFSKFFYQPRGMHDYMEHPGMQRRHKTVCSYLMDRFQRIFRLKRTKRFSGSLRGIAEADYDGLDVIDSFGEIELGKLESALTADVAVQTGSSLEIEGIERVLVSESLDIINSDYDFEAYPELKSIPSDNGKMFDDNMLANQPSEELNMLKFFRKSRSISMQMSSRDISDIAARQQPDTEDKETQSVEFYEEFVTASLLSVIDEVPEKKPGQGIVRKKLRFEGETKAADPDEDNAQEEEVIPEKRRRSVMFGGKHLADSDSDSNEPTTSNANKEFKSYFWSKNKNKKPTKKKSQQLPLR; encoded by the coding sequence ATGCGATCGCCCAACGATACCGGATTCTCAAAATTCTTTTACCAACCAAGGGGCATGCATGATTATATGGAACACCCAGGAATGCAAAGAAGACATAAAACAGTTTGTAGTTATTTAATGGATAGATTTCAAAGAATTTTCAGATTAAAACGCACAAAAAGATTTTCAGGAAGTTTACGAGGCATTGCTGAAGCTGATTACGATGGATTAGACGTAATTGACTCTTTTGGCGAAATAGAGTTAGGTAAACTAGAATCTGCTTTGACGGCCGATGTCGCTGTGCAAACAGGATCAAGTTTAGAAATTGAAGGAATAGAAAGAGTCCTAGTAAGCGAATCATTAGATATAATTAATTCAGATTATGATTTCGAAGCCTACCCCGAGCTAAAAAGTATACCATCGGATAATGGTAAAATGTTTGATGACAATATGCTAGCAAACCAACCTTCAGAGGAGTTAAACATGTTAAAGTTCTTCAGAAAATCACGATCGATTTCAATGCAAATGTCTTCTAGAGATATCAGTGACATAGCAGCAAGACAGCAACCCGATACAGAGGACAAGGAAACTCAAAGTGTTGAATTTTATGAGGAATTTGTGACTGCCAGTCTCCTGTCAGTAATTGACGAAGTGCCTGAAAAGAAACCAGGACAAGGAATTGTTcgaaaaaaattaagatttgaAGGAGAAACGAAGGCTGCAGATCCTGATGAAGATAATGCCCAAGAAGAGGAGGTCATTCCTGAAAAACGTCGGCGAAGTGTCATGTTCGGCGGTAAACATTTAGCTGACAGTGATAGTGACAGCAATGAGCCAACTACTAGTAATGCTAACAAGGaatttaaatcttatttttggagtaaaaacaaaaataagaaaccCACTAAAAAGAAGTCGCAACAGCTTCCTCTACGTTAA